The following proteins are co-located in the Paenibacillus sp. JNUCC32 genome:
- a CDS encoding M20 family metallopeptidase, producing the protein MNLMKEAFWDQWYPRMVEWRRHLHMHPELSFQEKETSAFIAARLQELGLAVKTGVGGHGVIGTLKGDKPGRTVVLRSDMDALPIEDGKSCEYKSRVQGVMHACGHDGHASMLLGAAAYYSTFPEEIQGEIRFMFQPAEEVCPGGAVEMIKDGALDGADVVYGLHLWTPLPVGTAASAPGPLMAAADEFFIDITGRGGHGGMPHVTADALVAGAALVMQLQTIVSRTVDPLQPAVVTVGTMQAGTAQNVIASSCRITGTVRTFDEPTRALIRERIEHMTRTVSETYGTKAAVRYLVGYPPVVNDEAETARFFRTAPRVFDADQVTVSPKLMPAEDFAYYLKEIPGCFIFVGAGNPDKGAIYPHHHPMFDFDEDAMRYGAKLLVEMVSSYQNGA; encoded by the coding sequence ATGAACTTGATGAAGGAAGCATTTTGGGATCAATGGTATCCACGGATGGTGGAGTGGCGGCGTCATTTACATATGCACCCGGAGCTTTCGTTCCAGGAGAAGGAAACTTCGGCATTTATAGCAGCCCGGCTGCAGGAGCTCGGTCTTGCGGTCAAGACCGGTGTTGGCGGGCATGGAGTTATAGGGACATTAAAAGGGGATAAACCCGGCAGGACGGTTGTGCTGCGGTCCGACATGGATGCGCTGCCGATCGAGGACGGCAAGAGCTGCGAATACAAATCCAGGGTGCAGGGAGTGATGCACGCTTGCGGGCATGACGGGCATGCCTCCATGCTGCTTGGAGCCGCCGCATATTACAGCACGTTCCCGGAAGAAATTCAGGGGGAGATTCGTTTTATGTTCCAGCCGGCGGAGGAAGTATGCCCCGGCGGCGCGGTGGAGATGATCAAGGACGGGGCGCTCGATGGGGCCGACGTCGTCTACGGTCTGCACCTGTGGACGCCGTTACCTGTAGGCACCGCAGCGAGCGCGCCGGGTCCGCTGATGGCGGCGGCGGATGAGTTTTTCATTGACATTACGGGGCGCGGGGGGCATGGCGGCATGCCGCATGTGACGGCCGATGCCCTGGTTGCGGGGGCTGCGCTTGTCATGCAGCTTCAAACCATCGTAAGCCGCACCGTGGATCCGCTGCAGCCTGCCGTCGTTACGGTAGGGACAATGCAGGCCGGAACGGCGCAAAACGTCATAGCCTCCTCCTGCCGGATCACGGGGACGGTTCGCACGTTTGACGAACCTACCCGGGCGTTGATCCGGGAGCGGATCGAGCATATGACCCGGACGGTTTCCGAAACCTACGGCACAAAGGCGGCGGTTCGATATCTCGTCGGCTACCCACCCGTGGTGAACGATGAAGCGGAAACCGCACGATTTTTCCGTACGGCACCCCGAGTGTTCGATGCGGATCAGGTCACCGTCTCGCCCAAACTGATGCCGGCGGAGGATTTCGCTTATTACTTGAAGGAAATTCCGGGCTGCTTCATTTTCGTTGGAGCCGGCAACCCCGACAAAGGGGCGATTTATCCGCATCATCATCCAATGTTCGACTTTGATGAAGATGCGATGCGCTACGGGGCGAAGCTGCTGGTCGAGATGGTGTCGAGCTATCAGAACGGGGCATAG
- a CDS encoding NUDIX hydrolase, with protein MNRVVYRTEYYAVEENGQKEIVVIDRIPDSAAVVAVHQGCLLLVCQHREAVNEITWELPGGTVKPGEERALAVKRELEEEAGVQCKDLSYMGSAYPMASLANRNVYFYFTDDLKVSGSRESNQEEDEDVRAVWVPLRDVYRKIKEGGRMDAMVGHGLLLSKLHGFLAID; from the coding sequence ATGAACCGTGTCGTTTACCGCACGGAGTATTATGCAGTGGAAGAAAACGGGCAGAAGGAAATCGTCGTGATCGACCGGATTCCGGATTCGGCAGCGGTTGTGGCCGTCCATCAAGGGTGCCTGCTACTGGTATGCCAGCATCGGGAAGCGGTGAATGAGATCACCTGGGAGCTTCCCGGCGGAACGGTGAAGCCCGGCGAGGAACGCGCGCTTGCCGTTAAGCGGGAGCTTGAGGAAGAGGCAGGCGTGCAGTGCAAGGACCTGTCCTACATGGGCAGTGCTTATCCGATGGCTTCTCTGGCCAACCGGAACGTTTATTTTTATTTCACCGACGATTTGAAGGTGTCCGGGAGCCGGGAGTCGAATCAAGAGGAAGACGAAGACGTTAGAGCGGTGTGGGTCCCGCTCAGGGATGTATATCGCAAGATCAAGGAGGGCGGCCGGATGGATGCCATGGTTGGGCACGGACTGCTGCTGAGCAAACTCCACGGCTTTCTTGCGATCGATTGA
- a CDS encoding YugN family protein: protein MIFENTGLDGLHSDLAYLDECAEKVGFIRWQWEYYRATYDLKIEDKKNQAEYFLRINTRAVEGKLEKPDTILKIEAVYLGKATFPHGLEYESMAPQPVMNVATKKLQELKALLEA, encoded by the coding sequence ATGATTTTCGAAAATACAGGCTTGGACGGATTGCACAGCGATTTAGCTTACCTCGATGAATGTGCCGAGAAAGTAGGCTTCATTCGTTGGCAGTGGGAATACTACCGCGCTACATACGACTTGAAAATCGAAGATAAAAAAAATCAGGCTGAATACTTCCTGCGCATTAACACCCGCGCTGTTGAAGGCAAGCTGGAGAAACCCGACACCATTCTCAAAATCGAAGCGGTATACCTTGGCAAAGCCACGTTCCCGCACGGTCTCGAGTATGAATCCATGGCTCCGCAGCCTGTCATGAATGTGGCCACCAAGAAGCTTCAAGAGCTCAAAGCTCTTCTGGAAGCGTAA
- the ftsW gene encoding putative lipid II flippase FtsW — MNTTKPQPKRGTPDFQLLILTLLLVGFGLIMVFSSSSSLAVFNEKFNNDPLHFTKRQAAFAVLGTFVMFVAMNINYKKYKKLFIPVFFLTLMLLILVVIIGSATNGATSWFNLGKFGIQPTELAKIATIVYLAALITKKGERIRQWKGGFFPVLIIVGIVAGLIMLQPDLGSCFILVATSGLLIYAGGASLKHILGCISLVALGLVLTLGVGSLFNSGGDQEQASKNYKMGRIEAFMDPFHDESDTGYNLVQSLIAIGQGGVTGAGYGESVQKLHYLPNPYNDFIFSVIGEEFGFIGTAIFLLLYLYFILRGIIVSLRCSDPFGTLTGVGIMGLIAIQAFINIGGVTNTIPITGVTLPFISYGGSSLLVMMLSMGIVLSISRDSNRPMKEEQVKSVIKKDYRATV, encoded by the coding sequence ATGAATACGACCAAACCTCAGCCGAAGAGAGGGACGCCTGATTTCCAACTGCTGATCCTTACCTTGCTGTTGGTGGGATTCGGACTGATCATGGTGTTCAGTTCCAGCTCCAGCTTGGCCGTTTTCAATGAAAAATTCAATAACGATCCGCTGCACTTCACGAAGCGGCAAGCCGCGTTTGCGGTTCTGGGCACGTTTGTCATGTTTGTGGCCATGAACATCAACTATAAGAAATACAAGAAGCTATTCATACCGGTGTTTTTTCTAACCTTGATGCTGCTGATTCTTGTGGTGATTATCGGTTCCGCAACCAACGGCGCCACAAGCTGGTTTAATTTGGGGAAATTCGGCATCCAGCCGACCGAACTGGCCAAAATCGCGACCATCGTCTATCTGGCAGCGCTGATCACCAAAAAAGGGGAACGAATCCGTCAATGGAAGGGCGGTTTCTTCCCCGTACTCATTATTGTAGGGATCGTAGCGGGCCTGATCATGCTTCAACCCGACCTGGGCTCCTGCTTCATCCTCGTGGCTACCAGCGGGCTGTTGATTTATGCGGGGGGCGCCAGCCTTAAGCATATTCTCGGCTGTATCTCGCTTGTTGCGCTTGGCCTGGTACTCACGCTCGGCGTCGGATCGCTCTTCAACTCCGGCGGAGATCAGGAGCAGGCCTCCAAGAACTACAAGATGGGACGAATCGAGGCATTCATGGACCCGTTCCATGACGAATCGGACACGGGCTACAATCTGGTCCAATCGCTGATTGCCATCGGCCAGGGCGGCGTTACCGGAGCGGGTTACGGGGAGAGCGTGCAGAAGCTGCATTATCTGCCGAATCCGTACAACGATTTCATCTTCTCGGTCATCGGCGAAGAATTCGGTTTTATCGGAACCGCGATATTCCTGCTGCTCTATTTATACTTCATCCTGCGGGGGATCATCGTGTCGCTTCGCTGCTCGGATCCGTTCGGAACCTTGACCGGCGTCGGCATCATGGGACTTATCGCCATTCAGGCCTTCATCAACATCGGCGGGGTGACCAATACCATTCCGATTACGGGCGTTACCCTCCCGTTCATCAGTTACGGCGGTTCCTCGCTGCTGGTCATGATGCTCAGCATGGGCATCGTGCTTAGCATATCCAGGGACAGCAACCGTCCGATGAAAGAGGAGCAGGTTAAATCCGTAATTAAAAAAGACTACCGGGCAACCGTGTAG
- a CDS encoding Asp23/Gls24 family envelope stress response protein produces MTEQLQLDNGLIRISDDVVSKIAGLAALETPGIAAMSGGLSEGWAKRLSGKNVQKGVTVEVGQLEAAIDLRIIVLYETPIHEVCRMLQQNVREAVESMTGLRVVEVNVKVEGVAFKDDEIDDIQLRAK; encoded by the coding sequence ATGACGGAACAACTTCAACTGGATAACGGTTTGATTCGAATATCGGATGATGTCGTCTCGAAAATTGCCGGATTGGCTGCCTTGGAAACCCCAGGTATTGCAGCCATGTCCGGTGGATTGTCCGAGGGCTGGGCGAAGCGGCTGAGCGGCAAAAATGTGCAAAAGGGTGTTACGGTAGAAGTAGGGCAGCTGGAGGCAGCGATCGACCTGCGGATTATCGTGCTTTACGAGACGCCTATACATGAAGTGTGCCGCATGCTTCAACAGAATGTCCGCGAAGCTGTCGAGAGCATGACAGGGCTTCGCGTGGTTGAGGTCAACGTGAAGGTCGAAGGTGTAGCTTTCAAAGACGACGAAATCGACGATATTCAGCTTCGAGCCAAATAA
- the cax gene encoding calcium/proton exchanger has product MKKWLNPALLIFTFLLSALGHFANWNFTLQFILSAIAVIFVAGFLGKATESVAHYAGQRLGGFLNATFGNAAELIIAILLIKEGLYDMVKASITGSIIGNLLLVLGLSLFAGGLKFKIQKYNVTLAGLNGSLMTLAIIALFIPAVFLNTHSITEGETKTLSLIVAGILIVAYIAWLGFSMITHKNYLADVSDDHDQDALPHEHGPTWSKKRSILYLVIATVMVAFVSEWLVGVLEPISHEYGLSELFIGAFLVAIIGNAAEHSAAIMLAMKNKIGAAVEIAVGSSLQIALFVAPVLVFISFFLGDTMDLVFTTLELVAIGVAVFIARSITQDGASNWYEGLLLLAVYVILGVSFFLV; this is encoded by the coding sequence ATGAAGAAATGGCTCAATCCCGCGCTTCTGATCTTTACCTTTTTGCTTAGTGCGCTGGGACATTTTGCGAATTGGAACTTCACGCTCCAATTCATTCTGTCTGCCATCGCGGTTATTTTTGTCGCCGGTTTTCTCGGCAAAGCAACGGAAAGCGTCGCGCATTACGCCGGCCAACGGCTCGGGGGATTCCTGAACGCTACCTTCGGCAACGCGGCAGAGCTGATCATCGCCATCCTGCTGATTAAGGAAGGTTTGTACGACATGGTGAAAGCCAGCATCACCGGCTCCATTATCGGCAACCTGCTGCTCGTCCTCGGGCTCAGCCTGTTTGCCGGGGGCCTCAAATTTAAAATCCAGAAATACAATGTGACGCTGGCTGGTCTGAACGGATCCTTGATGACGCTGGCCATTATCGCCCTGTTCATCCCTGCGGTCTTTCTGAATACCCATTCCATTACGGAGGGTGAAACCAAGACGCTCAGCCTCATTGTGGCGGGAATTCTGATCGTGGCCTACATCGCATGGCTTGGATTCTCGATGATCACCCATAAAAATTATTTGGCGGATGTCAGCGACGACCACGACCAGGATGCGCTCCCGCACGAACACGGTCCCACTTGGTCCAAGAAGCGCTCGATTCTGTACCTTGTCATCGCCACCGTGATGGTTGCGTTTGTCAGCGAATGGCTTGTCGGGGTGCTTGAGCCCATCAGTCACGAATATGGCCTCAGCGAGCTGTTCATCGGGGCCTTCCTGGTAGCGATTATCGGGAACGCCGCAGAGCATAGTGCTGCCATCATGCTTGCGATGAAGAACAAAATCGGCGCGGCCGTAGAAATTGCCGTCGGCAGCAGCCTGCAGATCGCCCTGTTCGTTGCTCCCGTGCTTGTGTTCATCAGCTTCTTCCTTGGGGATACGATGGATCTCGTCTTCACCACGCTGGAGCTGGTCGCCATCGGCGTCGCCGTATTCATAGCCAGGTCCATTACGCAGGACGGCGCCTCCAACTGGTATGAAGGCCTGCTGCTGCTCGCCGTATACGTCATACTGGGCGTCTCCTTCTTCCTCGTATAA
- a CDS encoding YlaN family protein — MTSSDLQEQLNLKAISLLHEDADKILKLIEVQMENLATRYCPLYEEVLDTQMYGFSKEVDFAVRAGLLPESTGKQLISKLERNLAVLYEAMNQSK; from the coding sequence ATGACTTCATCTGATTTACAGGAACAGCTGAATCTCAAAGCGATCAGTCTTCTTCATGAAGATGCAGATAAAATCCTAAAGCTTATTGAAGTACAGATGGAGAATCTGGCGACCCGTTATTGCCCTCTCTATGAGGAAGTGCTGGATACCCAAATGTACGGTTTTTCAAAAGAGGTTGATTTCGCGGTGCGGGCCGGGCTTCTTCCGGAAAGTACGGGAAAGCAGCTGATCAGCAAGCTTGAACGCAATCTGGCGGTCCTGTACGAAGCCATGAATCAATCCAAATAG
- a CDS encoding HPr family phosphocarrier protein gives MSNNNQSIVEISQTASQFTSSIVLQAENKYIDVKSILGLFTTLVNSQSYELHVHGPDADEAKKAMIDVFTKHGLNVSVVAE, from the coding sequence ATGTCCAATAACAATCAATCTATCGTAGAAATTTCGCAAACAGCCAGCCAGTTCACATCCTCCATCGTTTTGCAGGCGGAGAACAAGTACATTGATGTTAAGAGCATCCTGGGTCTGTTCACAACGCTTGTCAACAGCCAAAGCTATGAACTGCATGTACATGGTCCTGATGCCGATGAAGCTAAAAAAGCAATGATCGACGTATTCACCAAGCATGGCTTGAACGTATCCGTCGTGGCTGAATAA
- a CDS encoding aminopeptidase, giving the protein MRDPRIQKLAQNLVNYSVDMQPGENVLIEMIGSERDLLNAIIEEVSKGGGRPFVQLTDRTVQRAMLKNANKEQLELWAELDLERMKKMDCYIGIRAGENVNDMADVPEENMKLYNALYSHPVHSEERVKRTKWVVLRYPNASMAQLANTSTEAFEDFYFDVCNLDYSKMDRAQDPLAELMRNTDKVRIVGPGTDLSFSIKNIGAEKCSGQKNIPDGEVYTAPVRDSVNGTIAYNTPTLYNGVTFENIKFRFENGKIVEATGSDTKRLNEILDSDEGARYIGEFAIGFNPYILTPMKDILFDEKIAGSLHFTPGQAYDVTDNGNRSSIHWDLVLIQRPEYGGGEIYFDDRLIRKDGIFVIPELEALNPENLK; this is encoded by the coding sequence ATGCGTGATCCCAGAATTCAAAAATTGGCTCAGAATCTCGTGAACTACTCCGTGGATATGCAGCCAGGGGAAAATGTGCTCATCGAAATGATCGGATCCGAGCGCGATCTGCTGAATGCCATTATCGAGGAGGTCTCGAAGGGAGGCGGCCGCCCGTTCGTGCAATTGACGGATCGTACGGTCCAGCGAGCGATGTTGAAGAACGCAAATAAGGAGCAGCTTGAGCTGTGGGCAGAGCTGGATCTTGAACGCATGAAAAAAATGGATTGTTACATCGGCATCCGCGCAGGCGAGAACGTCAACGATATGGCTGACGTGCCCGAAGAGAACATGAAGCTGTACAATGCCCTTTACTCGCATCCCGTACATAGCGAAGAGCGCGTGAAGCGCACCAAATGGGTGGTTCTCCGTTACCCGAACGCCAGCATGGCGCAGCTTGCCAACACCAGCACGGAGGCCTTTGAGGATTTCTACTTCGATGTGTGCAATCTGGATTACTCCAAAATGGACCGCGCCCAGGATCCTTTGGCCGAGCTGATGAGGAATACCGACAAGGTTCGCATCGTGGGACCTGGAACGGACCTCAGCTTCTCGATCAAAAACATCGGCGCGGAAAAGTGCTCCGGCCAGAAGAACATTCCGGATGGCGAGGTGTACACCGCGCCCGTTCGTGACTCGGTTAACGGGACGATCGCTTACAACACACCGACTCTTTACAATGGAGTCACCTTCGAAAATATTAAATTCCGCTTTGAAAACGGGAAAATCGTCGAAGCAACAGGGAGCGACACGAAGCGGCTGAACGAGATCCTGGATTCGGATGAGGGTGCGCGGTACATCGGCGAATTTGCCATCGGCTTCAACCCGTACATTTTGACACCGATGAAGGATATTCTCTTCGATGAGAAAATTGCAGGAAGCCTGCATTTTACGCCAGGCCAAGCATATGATGTAACAGACAACGGCAACCGATCCTCCATTCACTGGGATCTTGTTTTGATCCAGCGTCCGGAATACGGCGGCGGGGAAATCTACTTTGATGATCGTCTAATCCGCAAGGATGGCATATTCGTTATTCCAGAACTGGAAGCATTAAATCCGGAAAATCTTAAATAG
- a CDS encoding sensor domain-containing diguanylate cyclase codes for MSEEQRKVYESSPGSAVMFNDAGPIPGNEPRLWLQGLDITPHDFPYIQPLISDSYLEWLRESVGTQAMRKFSWALLSHEGAWLTGAPELTEYVHASEDETLAHTLRTKEAAQGMGKGSLEGRVLCAVPLFTRVHGDFFAVMVSVASGRMEPEQSLMLTETYALLFRSCFYRQMEYIFADDLEKVHRQAEREVQRRSILFQYVKRMHVQINVDSVLVEAIDSVLALYPKAKVELFMSQDHESVHPLVRPLLLHHWQEEVYVRTFMEGSLTIHEHEEPDTLVEIGIPMGGKQGVYGVLHVEVDKSELPDMDLELLGMMADAAGTAFENAKLYEQSNLMIHELRMINELTQRLNKSLHLAEIFQFANHELLKILEADYCCILIHNEELGGLEVVSCNAEWLAKEVFEKDYGLGGLVYHSKEPLILSDYQEERPAESRLMESTRSSSMIATPLMVNGEVRGVVLLTHAKRHYFSYDSYRLLQALTSHIGLAIGNAFLHAEVRRMANRDMLTELYARHYLDEIIHECQNRDFCGSLIVVDIDEFKQVNDTFGHQRGDKILKQVSSIVKTTIRHSDIPARWGGEELAVYLPGLGIQQAVQVAERIRLRVAEETDPRVTVSCGISEWNWTNDKISVESLFYRADMALYEAKNGGRNRIVVERAEAEIGMD; via the coding sequence ATGTCAGAAGAACAACGGAAAGTGTATGAAAGCTCTCCCGGTTCTGCGGTCATGTTCAATGATGCCGGGCCAATTCCTGGAAACGAGCCTCGTCTATGGCTTCAGGGCTTGGATATTACACCTCATGATTTCCCTTATATTCAGCCTCTCATATCAGACAGCTATCTGGAGTGGCTAAGAGAAAGCGTTGGCACGCAGGCGATGCGGAAATTCAGCTGGGCCCTTCTTTCTCATGAGGGAGCTTGGCTGACAGGGGCACCCGAACTAACGGAATACGTTCATGCAAGCGAGGATGAGACGCTGGCGCATACGCTCCGAACGAAAGAAGCCGCCCAAGGCATGGGCAAGGGTTCGCTTGAGGGAAGGGTGCTGTGCGCTGTCCCGCTGTTCACGCGCGTCCATGGCGATTTTTTTGCGGTGATGGTCAGCGTTGCCTCGGGGAGGATGGAGCCGGAGCAGTCGCTCATGCTGACGGAAACTTACGCATTGCTGTTCCGTTCCTGCTTCTACCGCCAGATGGAGTACATCTTTGCGGATGACCTGGAGAAGGTCCACCGCCAAGCCGAACGTGAAGTGCAGAGGCGTTCCATCTTGTTTCAGTACGTGAAGCGGATGCATGTGCAGATCAATGTGGACAGCGTGCTGGTGGAGGCTATTGATAGCGTCCTGGCCCTGTATCCCAAGGCGAAAGTCGAATTATTCATGTCACAGGACCATGAAAGCGTTCATCCGCTCGTGCGTCCACTGCTGCTCCATCATTGGCAGGAAGAGGTTTATGTTCGCACCTTTATGGAAGGTTCCCTGACGATTCATGAGCATGAAGAACCCGACACGCTGGTGGAGATCGGGATTCCCATGGGAGGCAAGCAGGGCGTCTATGGGGTGCTTCACGTTGAAGTGGACAAGTCGGAACTGCCCGATATGGATCTGGAGCTGCTGGGGATGATGGCCGATGCCGCAGGCACCGCCTTCGAGAACGCCAAACTGTACGAGCAATCCAACCTGATGATTCATGAGCTCCGCATGATTAATGAGCTGACCCAGCGGCTGAACAAAAGCTTGCATTTGGCGGAGATATTTCAATTCGCCAATCATGAGCTGCTCAAGATCCTTGAGGCGGATTACTGCTGCATTCTGATCCATAATGAGGAGCTTGGCGGTCTAGAGGTGGTATCCTGCAACGCCGAGTGGCTGGCCAAGGAGGTCTTCGAGAAGGACTACGGCCTGGGGGGACTCGTCTATCATTCAAAGGAGCCGCTCATTCTGTCAGACTATCAGGAAGAGCGTCCGGCAGAATCCAGGCTGATGGAGAGCACGCGGTCCAGCTCGATGATTGCTACTCCGCTAATGGTTAACGGCGAGGTGAGGGGCGTCGTCCTGCTCACCCATGCGAAACGGCATTATTTCTCGTACGACAGCTATCGGCTGCTTCAAGCCTTGACAAGCCATATCGGCTTGGCGATCGGGAATGCCTTCCTGCATGCGGAAGTGAGAAGAATGGCTAACCGGGATATGCTGACCGAACTGTACGCCAGACATTATCTGGATGAAATAATCCATGAATGCCAGAACCGTGATTTTTGCGGCTCGCTCATCGTGGTGGACATCGACGAATTCAAGCAGGTCAACGACACGTTCGGACACCAGCGTGGTGACAAGATTCTGAAGCAGGTCAGCAGCATCGTAAAAACAACCATACGTCACAGCGATATTCCGGCACGTTGGGGCGGTGAGGAGCTTGCGGTATATTTGCCGGGACTCGGCATTCAGCAGGCGGTGCAGGTGGCCGAACGGATTCGCTTACGGGTGGCCGAAGAGACCGATCCGCGCGTAACGGTGTCCTGCGGGATTTCAGAGTGGAACTGGACCAATGACAAGATCAGCGTGGAGTCGCTCTTCTATCGGGCGGATATGGCGCTCTACGAAGCCAAGAACGGCGGCCGCAACCGGATCGTCGTGGAGAGGGCCGAAGCCGAGATCGGAATGGATTAG
- the rpsD gene encoding 30S ribosomal protein S4: protein MARYTGPKFKLSRRLGISLSGTGKELAKRPFPPGQHGPNQRRKVSNYGMQLQEKQKLRHMYGLGEKQFRTLFNKATSMKGIAGENFMFLLESRLDNLVYRLGFSNSRAGARQLVAHGHVTVNGKKVDIASYAVSTGDVIGLRERSRSLSSIKEALANRVHLPAYLEFDEAAMEGKYIRLPERSELSQDIDEKQIVEFYNR, encoded by the coding sequence ATGGCACGTTACACCGGTCCTAAATTTAAATTAAGCCGTCGTCTGGGAATCTCCCTGAGCGGTACAGGTAAAGAATTGGCAAAACGCCCTTTCCCTCCAGGTCAGCATGGTCCTAACCAACGGAGAAAAGTAAGCAACTACGGTATGCAGCTTCAAGAAAAGCAAAAGCTGCGTCACATGTACGGCTTGGGCGAGAAGCAATTCCGCACCCTGTTTAACAAAGCTACCAGCATGAAAGGTATCGCGGGTGAGAACTTCATGTTCCTGCTTGAGAGCCGTCTGGACAACCTGGTTTACCGTCTTGGCTTCAGCAACTCCCGTGCGGGCGCTCGTCAATTGGTAGCTCACGGTCACGTAACTGTGAACGGCAAGAAAGTCGATATCGCTTCTTACGCTGTAAGCACTGGCGATGTAATCGGCCTTCGTGAAAGAAGCCGCAGCCTCTCTTCCATCAAGGAAGCTTTGGCTAACCGCGTGCATCTTCCAGCTTACCTCGAGTTTGATGAAGCAGCAATGGAAGGGAAATACATCCGTCTTCCAGAACGTTCCGAGCTTTCCCAAGACATCGACGAGAAACAAATCGTCGAATTCTACAACCGTTAA